Proteins from a genomic interval of Leifsonia shinshuensis:
- a CDS encoding acetyl-CoA C-acetyltransferase has translation MPELREVVVCSPLRTPVGRMGGALAPVSALSLAETVLRALLDRTGLDPAAVEGVIGAQGYPTMEAPAFGRVAALNAGFPVTTTGYQLDRRCGSGLQAVVNAAMEVQTGASDVLVALGAESMSNAPLYTEQGRRGLPPGGLLLHDALARGRETVGGRNFPTPEGNVGSAETLRREYGIGREAQDELALRSHRRAVAAQESGAFDAELVPVVVPGRKGDVVVDRDEHPRADTTLEALAALRPILGRTDPAATVTAGNSSGQNDAAAAAIVTTPERAAALGLTPVLRLRSWAVAGNDPAVFGVAPVPAANRALERAGVTWSDIDVIELNEAFAVQVLACLADWGIDAEDPRLNPRGSGISIGHPIGATGLRMLATLAHELPAFDGTLAIETMCIGGGQGLAAVFERV, from the coding sequence ATGCCTGAGCTCCGCGAGGTCGTCGTCTGCTCCCCGCTGCGCACCCCTGTCGGCCGGATGGGCGGTGCGCTCGCCCCGGTGTCGGCGCTCTCCCTCGCCGAGACCGTGCTGCGCGCGCTCCTCGACCGGACGGGGCTCGACCCGGCCGCGGTGGAGGGAGTGATCGGCGCGCAGGGCTATCCCACGATGGAGGCTCCCGCCTTCGGCCGCGTCGCCGCGCTCAACGCGGGCTTCCCCGTCACGACGACCGGGTACCAGCTCGACCGGCGCTGCGGGTCCGGCCTCCAGGCCGTCGTCAACGCGGCGATGGAGGTGCAGACCGGCGCGAGCGACGTGCTGGTCGCGCTCGGCGCCGAGTCGATGTCGAACGCTCCCCTCTATACCGAGCAGGGCCGCCGCGGCCTGCCGCCCGGAGGCCTCCTGCTGCACGATGCGCTGGCGCGCGGGCGCGAGACGGTCGGCGGCCGGAACTTCCCCACACCGGAGGGCAACGTCGGCTCGGCGGAGACCCTGCGCCGCGAGTACGGCATCGGCCGCGAGGCCCAGGACGAACTCGCCCTGCGCTCGCACCGTCGCGCGGTCGCCGCGCAGGAGTCCGGCGCGTTCGACGCCGAGCTGGTGCCTGTCGTCGTGCCCGGCCGGAAGGGCGACGTCGTGGTCGACCGCGACGAGCATCCCCGCGCCGACACGACGCTCGAGGCCCTCGCCGCCCTCCGCCCGATCCTCGGCCGCACCGACCCGGCGGCGACCGTCACCGCGGGCAACTCCAGCGGCCAGAACGACGCCGCGGCCGCCGCCATCGTCACCACCCCGGAGCGCGCCGCCGCGCTGGGGCTCACACCCGTCCTCCGCCTGCGGTCGTGGGCGGTCGCGGGCAACGATCCGGCCGTGTTCGGCGTCGCGCCCGTCCCCGCGGCGAACAGAGCGCTGGAACGAGCGGGCGTCACCTGGTCCGACATCGACGTGATCGAGCTCAACGAGGCGTTCGCCGTGCAGGTGCTCGCCTGCCTGGCGGACTGGGGGATCGACGCCGAGGACCCGCGGCTGAACCCGCGCGGCAGCGGCATCTCGATCGGGCATCCCATCGGCGCCACCGGCCTGCGGATGCTCGCGACGCTCGCCCACGAGCTGCCCGCCTTCGACGGCACGCTCGCGATCGAGACCATGTGCATCGGCGGAGGCCAGGGCCTCGCCGCCGTGTTCGAGCGCGTCTGA
- a CDS encoding dihydrofolate reductase family protein: MGSIAVHEFVSLDGVFEDPSWTAEYGFDPDMGEDLARITNASEAILLGRRTFEMFAPAWSARTSADDPGAPFFNDTTKLVVSSTLDDAAAESIWGNSRSLGGYDADRVREAKESVSGGLYVSGSGSLVRALLADGLVDALHLFVYPVVRGSGARLFPEGTPEAKLRLRQYDAYANGVLHLLYTPA, encoded by the coding sequence ATGGGCAGCATCGCAGTGCACGAGTTCGTCTCCCTCGACGGCGTCTTCGAGGACCCGAGCTGGACGGCGGAATACGGCTTCGATCCCGACATGGGGGAGGACCTCGCGCGCATCACGAACGCGTCGGAGGCGATCCTGCTCGGCCGGCGCACGTTCGAGATGTTCGCGCCGGCCTGGTCGGCGCGCACCTCGGCCGATGACCCGGGCGCTCCGTTCTTCAACGACACCACCAAGCTCGTGGTCAGCTCCACCCTCGACGACGCGGCCGCCGAGTCGATCTGGGGCAACTCGCGTTCGCTCGGCGGCTACGACGCCGACCGGGTGCGGGAGGCGAAGGAGAGCGTGAGCGGCGGCCTGTACGTCAGCGGCAGCGGCTCGCTCGTCCGGGCGCTGCTGGCGGACGGGCTGGTCGACGCCCTCCACCTGTTCGTGTACCCGGTCGTCCGCGGCTCGGGAGCGCGGCTGTTCCCGGAGGGGACGCCGGAGGCGAAGCTGCGGCTGCGCCAGTACGATGCGTACGCCAACGGTGTCCTGCACCTCCTCTACACGCCGGCCTGA
- a CDS encoding ABC transporter ATP-binding protein has protein sequence MFGGTPAKKAENFWPSFKRLLGLLKPEWLAMSFVTLLVVVSVALVVIAPKVLGQATDVIFNGFVGAQLPKGQSLDQVIAGARAAGQTQFADMLAGSHVVPGQGIDFTALGRLLMIVLAMYLVASLLQWWQGYILNGLVMRVIYRLRADVENKLNRLPLSYFDTRQRGDLMSRVTNDVDNIQTALQQAFSQLIQSVLTVIGIGIMMFIVSWQLALIALISIPLSGVIAGVIGTRSQKLFKQQWSSTGALNGHIEESYSGLDLVRAFGRDAVMLEEFDKRNEKLWKSTVGAQFVSGMIMPAMNFVSYLSYVLIAVVGGLRVASGQMTIGDATAFIQYSREFSQPIGQIAGMANMLQSGVASAERTFEFLDAQEQSADVETRHLPERADGRVELESVDFSYDPETELIRDLSLSVAPGHTVAIVGPTGAGKTTLVNLIMRFYELNGGTIRLDGIDTTDLSRAELRGQVGMVLQDAWLFSGTIRENIRYGRLDATDEEVVEAAKATMVDRFVRQLPDGYDTKIEADGGNVSAGERQLLTIARAFIANPSLLILDEATSSVDTRTELLVQHAMAALRSDRTSFVIAHRLSTIRDAHTILVMEHGRIVEQGDHATLLAKKGAYYDLYMTQFRGAATEEETETAGDTEAAEVPTA, from the coding sequence ATGTTCGGCGGCACGCCCGCCAAGAAGGCCGAGAACTTCTGGCCGTCCTTCAAGCGGCTGCTCGGGCTGCTGAAGCCCGAATGGCTCGCCATGTCGTTCGTGACGCTGCTGGTCGTCGTCTCGGTGGCGCTCGTCGTGATCGCGCCGAAGGTGCTCGGCCAGGCGACCGACGTCATCTTCAACGGCTTCGTCGGCGCGCAGCTGCCGAAGGGCCAGTCGCTCGACCAGGTGATCGCGGGAGCCCGCGCCGCCGGCCAGACCCAGTTCGCCGACATGCTGGCCGGGTCGCACGTCGTCCCCGGCCAGGGCATCGACTTCACGGCGCTCGGCCGGCTGCTCATGATCGTGCTGGCGATGTACCTCGTCGCGTCCCTGCTGCAGTGGTGGCAGGGCTACATCCTCAACGGCCTGGTCATGCGGGTGATCTACCGCCTGCGCGCCGACGTGGAGAACAAGCTCAATCGGCTGCCGCTCAGCTACTTCGACACCCGGCAGCGCGGCGACCTCATGTCGCGCGTGACCAACGACGTCGACAACATCCAGACCGCGCTGCAGCAGGCCTTCTCCCAGCTCATCCAGTCGGTGCTGACCGTCATCGGCATCGGCATCATGATGTTCATCGTCTCCTGGCAGCTGGCCCTCATCGCGCTCATCTCGATCCCGCTGTCCGGCGTGATCGCGGGCGTGATCGGCACCCGGTCGCAGAAGCTGTTCAAGCAGCAGTGGAGCTCGACGGGCGCGCTGAACGGGCACATCGAGGAGTCGTACTCCGGGCTCGACCTGGTGCGCGCCTTCGGCCGCGACGCCGTCATGCTCGAGGAGTTCGACAAGCGCAACGAGAAGCTCTGGAAGTCGACGGTCGGCGCCCAGTTCGTGTCCGGCATGATCATGCCGGCGATGAACTTCGTCTCCTACCTGTCGTACGTGCTCATCGCGGTCGTCGGCGGCCTCCGCGTCGCCTCGGGCCAGATGACCATCGGCGACGCGACCGCGTTCATCCAGTACTCGCGCGAGTTCTCGCAGCCCATCGGCCAGATCGCGGGCATGGCGAACATGCTGCAGTCCGGCGTGGCGTCGGCCGAGCGCACGTTCGAGTTCCTCGACGCGCAGGAGCAGTCGGCCGACGTCGAGACCCGGCACCTGCCGGAGCGCGCCGACGGCCGCGTCGAGCTCGAGAGCGTCGACTTCTCCTACGACCCCGAGACCGAGCTGATCCGCGACCTGTCGCTGTCGGTCGCGCCCGGTCACACGGTCGCGATCGTCGGGCCGACGGGCGCAGGCAAGACCACGCTGGTCAACCTCATCATGCGGTTCTACGAGCTGAACGGCGGCACCATCCGCCTGGACGGCATCGACACGACGGACCTGTCCCGCGCCGAACTGCGCGGCCAGGTCGGCATGGTGCTGCAGGACGCCTGGCTGTTCTCCGGGACGATCCGGGAGAACATCCGCTACGGACGCCTCGACGCCACCGACGAGGAGGTCGTGGAGGCCGCCAAGGCGACCATGGTCGACCGGTTCGTCCGCCAGCTCCCGGACGGCTACGACACGAAGATCGAGGCGGACGGCGGCAACGTCTCCGCCGGTGAGCGCCAGCTCCTGACGATCGCGCGCGCCTTCATCGCGAACCCGTCGCTGCTCATCCTCGACGAGGCCACCTCGTCGGTGGACACCCGGACCGAGCTGCTCGTGCAGCACGCGATGGCCGCGCTGCGAAGCGACCGCACCTCGTTCGTGATCGCGCACCGGCTCTCCACGATCCGGGACGCGCACACCATCCTGGTGATGGAGCACGGCCGCATCGTCGAGCAGGGCGACCACGCGACCCTCCTGGCGAAGAAGGGCGCGTACTACGACCTGTACATGACGCAGTTCCGCGGCGCGGCGACCGAGGAGGAGACGGAGACGGCGGGCGACACGGAGGCCGCGGAGGTCCCGACGGCCTGA
- a CDS encoding ABC transporter transmembrane domain-containing protein — translation MTLLRLAVRFIRPYWGAVAAVVVLQLIATIAALYLPTLNADIIDKGVVKGDTNFIWSTGGMMLMVCFVQVAAAITATYFGARASMSLGRDVRRTFYRKVDALPALDLARWGMPTLITRNTNDVQQVQMLVLMTLNFMVSTPIMCIAGIILAVQVDAGLSWLIWVSVAVLFVVVGILVWLLLPMFREMQDRIDGVNGVIREQIVGIRVIRAFVREKFETARYDDANAALTRISVKVGNVFVLMFPIIMLILNVATVAVLWFGGHRVGAGDIQIGALTAFLQYLLQILVAVMMGVFMAMMIPRAMVCAERIEEVLSATPSTGGAAGAGSVPADGRVEVAGVTFGYPGAEKPVLNDVSFTAEPGRVTAIVGSTGSGKSTLVSVIADLFTPQSGHVRIGGVPVDSLSREQLSGVLGLVPQKPYLFSGTVASNLRFGRPTATDEELWAALRTAQAEDFVRAKEHGLDERIAQGGTNVSGGQRQRLCIARALVAEPKVLLFDDSFSALDVATDARLRSALAESTGDATVIVVAQRVSTIREADQIIVLDDGRVVGRGTHDELLETSETYREIVESQLSLEVA, via the coding sequence GTGACTCTTCTTCGATTGGCCGTGCGGTTCATCCGCCCCTACTGGGGTGCGGTCGCCGCCGTGGTCGTCCTGCAGCTCATCGCGACGATCGCCGCCCTCTACCTGCCCACGCTCAACGCCGACATCATCGACAAGGGCGTCGTCAAGGGCGACACGAACTTCATCTGGTCGACCGGCGGCATGATGCTCATGGTCTGCTTCGTCCAGGTCGCCGCGGCGATCACCGCCACGTACTTCGGCGCGCGCGCGTCGATGTCGCTGGGCCGGGACGTCCGGCGCACGTTCTACCGCAAGGTCGACGCGCTTCCGGCGCTCGACCTCGCGCGCTGGGGCATGCCGACCCTCATCACGCGAAACACCAACGACGTCCAGCAGGTGCAGATGCTCGTGCTGATGACGCTCAACTTCATGGTGTCCACGCCGATCATGTGCATCGCGGGCATCATCCTCGCGGTCCAGGTCGACGCCGGGCTCTCCTGGCTGATCTGGGTCTCGGTCGCCGTGCTGTTCGTCGTCGTCGGCATCCTGGTCTGGCTGCTGCTGCCGATGTTCCGCGAGATGCAGGACCGCATCGACGGCGTCAACGGCGTCATCCGCGAGCAGATCGTCGGCATCCGCGTCATCCGGGCGTTCGTCCGCGAGAAGTTCGAGACGGCGCGCTACGACGATGCGAACGCGGCGCTCACCCGCATCTCGGTCAAGGTCGGCAACGTCTTCGTGCTGATGTTCCCGATCATCATGCTCATCCTCAACGTCGCGACGGTGGCCGTGCTCTGGTTCGGCGGCCACCGGGTCGGCGCCGGCGACATCCAGATCGGCGCGCTGACCGCGTTCCTGCAGTACCTGCTGCAGATCCTGGTCGCGGTCATGATGGGCGTCTTCATGGCCATGATGATCCCGCGCGCGATGGTGTGCGCCGAGCGCATCGAGGAGGTGCTGAGCGCGACCCCGTCCACGGGCGGAGCCGCGGGCGCCGGCTCGGTGCCGGCAGACGGGCGCGTGGAGGTCGCCGGAGTCACGTTCGGCTACCCGGGCGCCGAGAAGCCGGTGCTCAACGACGTCAGCTTCACGGCGGAGCCCGGGCGCGTGACCGCGATCGTCGGCTCCACCGGGTCCGGCAAGTCCACGCTGGTCTCGGTCATCGCCGACCTGTTCACCCCGCAGAGCGGACACGTGCGGATCGGCGGCGTCCCCGTCGACTCGCTCAGCCGCGAACAGCTGTCCGGCGTGCTGGGCCTGGTGCCGCAGAAGCCGTACCTCTTCTCCGGGACCGTCGCCAGCAACCTGCGGTTCGGTCGTCCCACCGCGACGGACGAGGAGCTCTGGGCGGCGCTCCGGACCGCGCAGGCCGAGGACTTCGTCCGCGCCAAGGAGCACGGCCTCGACGAGCGGATCGCGCAGGGCGGAACCAACGTGTCCGGCGGGCAGCGCCAGCGGCTCTGCATCGCCCGCGCGCTGGTCGCGGAGCCGAAGGTGCTCCTGTTCGACGACTCGTTCTCGGCCCTCGACGTCGCCACCGACGCCCGCCTGCGGAGCGCGCTGGCGGAGTCCACGGGCGACGCCACCGTGATCGTCGTCGCGCAGCGCGTGTCGACGATCCGGGAGGCCGACCAGATCATCGTGCTCGACGACGGCAGGGTCGTCGGGCGCGGCACCCACGACGAACTCCTGGAGACGAGCGAGACGTATCGCGAGATCGTCGAGTCCCAGCTGAGCCTGGAGGTGGCCTGA
- a CDS encoding transporter, which translates to MVATLVRLRLLVLRNSFRRSTSQLVAVVIGGVYALIALVVVLGGLVLLGFAPTEVVRTVVIIAGSAAVLGWAVFPLLLSGIEQTLDPAKLAVYPIPLRPLMVGMLLSAAVGVAGAATTLASLATSLSWIRLPGIALVALVTGVLGAATCIVVSRAVTSVSSGLSGGRRFREASGLLILIPLILAGPIVIGITRGLRSSSDALPAVADGLSWSPLGAVWAVPSQLALGDPLGALARFLIAVATFAVLWLVWRWGLARSLTTPARASSRVRAQGKLGWFGVLPGTRSGAIAARCLTYWFRDPRYLRQLLVVPLMPVLFWFYSSLNHSSVLPVIAAPVVAFSLGIGMIADVSYDSTAFALHVAKAVPGRADRWGRAAALLSFAVPAVVLIAIFGAAVGDAWHVLPGLIGLSLGILLTGSAVCAVTSARLVFPVPEPGDNPFRSRPGANISLIGPTFAAWGVIAVLCLPEIVLFIVGLVTGEALWGWAALVVGVALGGVLVAVGVRIGGNVLDARAPELLLQLRKDA; encoded by the coding sequence GTGGTTGCGACACTCGTAAGGCTGCGCCTGCTCGTCCTCCGCAACTCGTTCCGCCGCAGCACGTCGCAGCTGGTCGCGGTCGTCATCGGCGGCGTCTACGCGCTCATCGCGCTCGTCGTCGTGCTGGGCGGGCTCGTGCTGCTGGGCTTCGCGCCGACCGAGGTGGTGCGCACCGTGGTGATCATCGCCGGCTCGGCCGCCGTGCTCGGCTGGGCGGTCTTCCCGCTGCTGCTGTCGGGCATCGAGCAGACCCTCGACCCGGCCAAGCTCGCCGTCTACCCGATCCCGCTCCGGCCGCTCATGGTCGGCATGCTGCTCAGCGCGGCCGTCGGCGTCGCGGGGGCGGCCACGACGCTGGCGTCGCTGGCGACCTCGCTGAGCTGGATTCGGCTCCCGGGCATCGCCCTGGTGGCGCTGGTGACCGGCGTGCTCGGCGCCGCGACCTGCATCGTAGTGTCGCGCGCGGTCACGTCGGTGTCGAGCGGGCTGTCCGGCGGCCGGCGCTTCCGGGAGGCCAGCGGGCTGCTCATCCTCATCCCGCTCATCCTGGCCGGACCGATCGTGATCGGCATCACGCGCGGCCTCCGCTCGTCGTCGGACGCGCTGCCCGCCGTCGCCGACGGGCTGTCCTGGTCGCCGCTCGGAGCGGTGTGGGCCGTCCCGTCGCAGCTCGCGCTCGGCGACCCGCTGGGCGCGCTGGCGCGATTCCTGATCGCGGTCGCCACCTTCGCGGTGCTCTGGCTGGTCTGGCGCTGGGGACTGGCCCGGTCGCTGACGACGCCGGCGCGTGCCTCGTCGCGCGTCCGCGCCCAGGGCAAGCTGGGCTGGTTCGGCGTCCTGCCCGGCACCCGGTCGGGAGCGATCGCGGCCCGCTGCCTGACCTACTGGTTCCGCGACCCGCGCTACCTGCGCCAGCTGCTGGTGGTCCCGCTGATGCCGGTGCTGTTCTGGTTCTACTCGAGCCTCAACCACTCCTCCGTCCTGCCCGTGATCGCCGCGCCCGTCGTTGCCTTCTCGCTCGGCATCGGGATGATCGCCGATGTCTCCTACGACTCCACGGCGTTCGCGCTGCACGTCGCGAAGGCGGTGCCCGGGCGCGCGGACCGCTGGGGCCGCGCGGCGGCGCTGCTCTCCTTCGCGGTGCCGGCGGTCGTGCTCATCGCGATCTTCGGCGCGGCCGTCGGCGACGCCTGGCACGTGCTCCCCGGCCTGATCGGGCTGTCGCTGGGCATCCTCCTCACCGGGTCGGCGGTGTGCGCGGTGACCTCGGCGCGGCTGGTCTTCCCGGTGCCGGAGCCGGGCGACAACCCGTTCCGGTCGCGGCCGGGCGCGAACATCTCGCTGATCGGGCCGACCTTCGCGGCCTGGGGCGTGATCGCGGTGCTGTGCCTCCCCGAGATCGTGCTCTTCATCGTCGGGCTGGTGACCGGGGAGGCGCTCTGGGGCTGGGCGGCGCTCGTCGTCGGCGTGGCGCTGGGCGGGGTGCTGGTCGCGGTCGGCGTGCGGATAGGCGGGAACGTCCTCGACGCACGGGCGCCGGAGCTTCTCCTCCAGCTGCGGAAGGACGCCTAG
- a CDS encoding ABC transporter ATP-binding protein — MTQDDAVAVAIRGLHKRFGAKAAVDGIDLDVPSGSFYGLVGPNGAGKTTTLNMVTGLLRPDAGQVLIHGVDMWRDPLAGKALVGVLSDGVRLFDRLTGEQLVEYAGLLSGMDRPTAVERTHDLLNLLDLASAGGTLVVDYSAGMTKKIALAAAMVHAPRVLVLDEPFESVDPVSAANIRDILHGYVRGGGTVIVSSHVMDLVERMCDHVAVITDGHVVVAGTVDEVRAGSTLEDRFVELVGGRRVGEGPEWLRHS, encoded by the coding sequence ATGACGCAGGACGATGCGGTCGCGGTGGCGATCCGGGGACTGCACAAGCGGTTCGGGGCCAAGGCGGCGGTGGACGGGATCGATCTCGACGTCCCGTCCGGGAGCTTCTACGGCCTGGTCGGCCCGAACGGAGCAGGCAAGACCACGACGCTCAACATGGTCACCGGGCTGCTGCGCCCCGACGCCGGCCAGGTGCTCATCCACGGCGTCGACATGTGGCGCGACCCGCTGGCGGGCAAGGCCCTCGTCGGCGTGCTCTCGGACGGGGTCCGGCTCTTCGACCGGCTCACCGGCGAGCAGCTGGTCGAGTACGCGGGGCTCCTGAGCGGGATGGACCGGCCGACCGCGGTCGAGCGCACCCACGACCTCCTGAACCTGCTCGACCTCGCGTCCGCGGGTGGCACGCTCGTGGTGGATTACTCCGCCGGCATGACGAAGAAGATCGCGCTGGCCGCGGCGATGGTGCACGCGCCGCGCGTGCTGGTGCTGGACGAGCCGTTCGAGTCCGTCGACCCGGTCTCCGCGGCGAACATCCGCGACATCCTGCACGGCTACGTCCGCGGTGGCGGCACGGTCATCGTGTCGTCCCACGTCATGGACCTGGTGGAGCGGATGTGCGACCACGTCGCGGTCATCACCGACGGTCACGTGGTCGTCGCCGGAACCGTCGACGAGGTGCGCGCGGGCTCCACGCTGGAGGACCGCTTCGTCGAGCTCGTCGGCGGCCGCCGCGTGGGGGAGGGACCGGAGTGGTTGCGACACTCGTAA